In the Chromobacterium sp. ATCC 53434 genome, GAATACCGCCAGCGCCTGGTCGCCGGCGGCGGCCAGGGCATGTCGGTGGTCCAGTACCAGGATTTCCGCCGTTTCCTCGCCAGGCTGGACGACGCGATGGAGCAGCAGCAGCAGGATCTCGAGCGCTGCGCCCAGCGCTTCGTGCTGGAGCGCCAGGCCTGGCAGATGGAGTACAAGAAGCTGAAGGCCTACGAGAAACTGTGGCAGCGGGAATGCGAACGCGAGGCGCTGCGCGAGGCCAAGCTGCTGCAGAAGCAGACCGACGAATTCGCCACCCGCCGTTTCTGGGACCAGACCCACGGCGACGATGCCTGACTTGGCACGCTCCTTGCTTTGATTGACGGCGTCACACTCAGTCGAGGCTTCATCATGACCATCATCGTCAATACGCCCAGCGCGAAGGCGAGTCCGGCGACCGGCGCCGCAGGCCCCGCGACGGGAGCCGCCACCGGCGCGGGCGGCGGCGCGTCCGGCGATCTGTTCGCCAGCCTGCTCGGCATGCAGATGAGCGCGGTAGGGGCGATGTTGCCGGGCCTCGGCGATGGCGGCGACGGCAAGCCGGCCGACGACAAGCCCGCCAGCAAGACGGAATCGACCGAGATCGGCGGCGACGTCCAGGCCGCGCTGGCGATGCCGCTGGTGGCGGCGCTGCAGGCCAGCCTGCAGCCGCAGCCGACGCAAACGACGCCGCAGACCGACGTCAAGGCCCTCGGCCAGGATCTGCTGGCCCAGCAGACGACCGCCGTCGCCATCGATCCCGGCGCCTTGCTGCAGGCCAAGCAAGTGTTCAACTGGCAGGGCGAGAAGCAGCAAAAATTGCCGGACCCGGATCAGACCGTCGCGCAATTCTTGCCGCTGCAGCAGTTGCAGCCGCAGCAGAATCAGCCGCAACAGCAGCAGGCGGCCGGCGTCGGCATGCAGCAGCTGACGCTGCCGCAGACGCTGAACGACCCCAGCTGGGGCAAGGCGTTGGGCGAGCAGGTGCTGTCCATGGTCAATCTGAAGATGGACAAGGCCCAGATCCAGTTGAATCCGCCGCAACTGGGGCCGATCGAGGTCACGTTGAAGATGAACGGCACCGATCAGGCCCAGGTATTGTTCACCGCGGCGGTGCCGGCGACGCGCGAAGCGCTGGAAAACAATATGCATCGGCTCAGTTCCATGATGTCGGCCAACGGCATACAGCTGACCGATTCTCAGGTGTCCAGCGGCCAGTCCGGCCAGCAGCAACAGGCCCAGCAACAAAGAAAAGGCCGTCAGGAACAAGGCCTTGGCGAAACCGACGGCAACGACGCGCTGACCGCGATCAAGGCTGCGCGCGGCATACTCAGCATCTTCGCCTGACCCGATTTTGATATTGACACTGTTCATTGACCCGAGAAAACTGGAAAATAAGCTTGGGAAATCGTTTAAGATTTCACTAGGCACTCGATAAAAGAACAGGTCATAACTTATGTCTGATGATAAAA is a window encoding:
- a CDS encoding flagellar hook-length control protein FliK, translating into MTIIVNTPSAKASPATGAAGPATGAATGAGGGASGDLFASLLGMQMSAVGAMLPGLGDGGDGKPADDKPASKTESTEIGGDVQAALAMPLVAALQASLQPQPTQTTPQTDVKALGQDLLAQQTTAVAIDPGALLQAKQVFNWQGEKQQKLPDPDQTVAQFLPLQQLQPQQNQPQQQQAAGVGMQQLTLPQTLNDPSWGKALGEQVLSMVNLKMDKAQIQLNPPQLGPIEVTLKMNGTDQAQVLFTAAVPATREALENNMHRLSSMMSANGIQLTDSQVSSGQSGQQQQAQQQRKGRQEQGLGETDGNDALTAIKAARGILSIFA
- the fliJ gene encoding flagellar export protein FliJ, with product MADGKYQLLIRLADERQQAAAERMGLAQNSLNQSRMRLEQLENFRDEYRQRLVAGGGQGMSVVQYQDFRRFLARLDDAMEQQQQDLERCAQRFVLERQAWQMEYKKLKAYEKLWQRECEREALREAKLLQKQTDEFATRRFWDQTHGDDA